In the genome of Gadus morhua chromosome 12, gadMor3.0, whole genome shotgun sequence, one region contains:
- the pdgfra gene encoding platelet-derived growth factor receptor alpha isoform X2, producing MAGMKRFLTFGVVLLGVISASCGRSTPTIDSKEVEFVLSPLSTFNISCIGENVIWAEPLPRNTFVFAGSDSSTLVISNASVEHTGTYTCQNQDPDDRPVDEDEELNEAVIYVFVADPEVPFVPEEAANLMVFPIIGNGVFIPCRVSNPYSHVTLNGVPGGQEIPALYDNKMGFFSNMPVGQYRCETTAADGRTVHSETYTVENLKEEESEDFHVEVIASEEAVRAGQPFNITCLAPEGPLYVQNWLHPTRQAADAVQSKHTAPDSVAYTLSVGGASMQDSGVYECSVTHVISGQTRGNSVAITVFEETSFVALDHSGIGTLEEVTLLEQTEFTILLDAYPAPKVSWQRDGAAMPENYYLSTKTSHISGNRYESVVTLRHPLEKDSGNYSITALSGDHSAHFSFMLRVKAPSSSVGFRQDSAPMLDPDREDMIIPLHTSFSLTCRGHSPLYWSMPFDLPEQTQADSSGLFVSAVTVEAAIVHHTGRYSCHYVNGQEDDEPASIYIYVPDPEVPFLPLSLLSFGNHMVSEPKDMAIQCMVSNPEANVTLFDVYTQQPVASTYDSQRGAMGVFPAGTYACRALINGQEHISQEYIVHGFPPGTGTSDLHVELKAQRTALLVGETLNISCIAHGPNLLEDHWKYPGKLAERGIKFVVENTLKREIYYTLTIRQASIKDSGLYACSITDIINNLSHTKEQIITVYAAPFVTVAPEFGSVESAELDEVKEFRAVVDSFPSVRVTWLKDGQPLDYVVAEISTNLRQLRETRYESVLTLIRAKEEDSGNYTIRVENGNQSHSHSFTLQVKVPAVIVELMDIHHGSATGQSVVCIAGGRPTPEVEWFVCKNIKHCANESSQWEPLQTNSTTVSVESHLDQDNNLESQVMFGHLEGNLAVRCLARNHLATVSREVKLVASGPASELSVAAAVLVLLVIVIISLIVLVIIWKQKPRYEIRWRVIESVSPDGHEYIYVDPMQLPYDSRWEFPRDRLVLGRILGSGAFGKVVEGTAYGLSRSQPVMKVAVKMLKPTARSSEKQALMSELKIMTHLGPHINIVNLLGACTKSGPIYIITEYCLYGDLVNYLHKNRENFISLQPEKSRKNLDIFGINPVDESSRSYVILSFEGKGGDYMDMKQADNTQYVPMLEMNSSKYSDIMRSNYDHPPSQKEFDGEMDNLLSEDGKDGLSTTDLLSFTYQVAKGMEFLASKNCVHRDLAARNVLLSQGKIVKICDFGLARDIMHDNNYVSKGSTFLPVKWMAPESIFDNLYTTLSDVWSYGILLWEIFSLGGTPYPGMVVDSSFYNKIKSGYRMAKPEHAPSDMYEVMMRCWNSEPEKRPSFMELTEAVASLLPSSYKRCYDRVNQDFLKSDHPAVTRVCVDTDLPVDDNAYIGIAYKNHGKLKERESGFDEQRLSSDSGYIIPLPDLEPLSDDEYGKRNRHSSQTSDESAIETGSSISTLAKREGETLEDITMLDDMCLDSSDLVEDSFL from the exons ATGGCCGGAATGAAGAGATTCCTTACATTTGGAGTTGTCTTGCTGGGCGTCATATCAG CTTCCTGCGGACGCTCCACGCCGACCATCGATTCCAAGGAAGTCGAGTTCGTTCTCTCGCCTCTCTCCACGTTCAACATCAGCTGCATAGGCGAGAACGTGATCTGGGCCGAGCCTCTGCCCCGAAACACCTTCGTCTTCGCGGGCTCCGACTCGTCAACGCTCGTCATCTCTAACGCGTCCGTGGAGCATACGGGAACCTACACCTGTCAGAACCAAGATCCCGACGACCGACCTGTTGACGAGGACGAAGAACTCAACGAGGCCGTTATTTACGTTTTTGTCGCAG ACCCAGAGGTCCCGTTCGTCCCGGAGGAAGCGGCGAACCTCATGGTGTTCCCGATCATCGGCAACGGCGTCTTCATCCCCTGCCGCGTCTCGAACCCCTACTCTCACGTGACGCTGAATGGAGTCCCGGGTGGCCAGGAGATTCCCGCTCTGTACGACAACAAAATGGGCTTCTTCAGCAACATGCCGGTGGGCCAGTACCGGTGTGAGACCACCGCGGCGGACGGCCGTACGGTCCACAGCGAGACGTACACCGTGGAGAACCTCAAAG aAGAAGAGAGTGAGGACTTCCACGTGGAGGTGATTGCCAGTGAAGAGGCGGTCAGGGCCGGCCAGCCCTTCAACATCACCTGTTTGGCCCCTGAGGGCCCCCTCTATGTGCAGAACTGGCTCCACCCCACGAGACAG gctgcGGACGCCGTCCAGTCGAAGCACACCGCCCCCGACTCTGTTGCGTACACCCTGAGCGTGGGGGGTGCCAGCATGCAGGACAGCGGCGTGTACGAGTGTTCAGTGACGCACGTCATCAGCGGCCAGACCCGGGGCAATAGCGTGGCCATCACCGTATTCG AGGAGACCTCGTTCGTAGCCCTGGACCACAGTGGGATCGGCACCCTGGAGGAGGTCACCCTGCTGGAGCAGACAGAGTTCACCATCCTCCTGGACGCCTACCCGGCCCCCAAGGTGTCATGGCAACGCGACGGAGCCGCCATGCCAGAGAACTACTACCTGTCCACCAAAACCAGCCACATTTCAGGAAACCG GTACGAAAGTGTTGTGACGCTTCGGCACCCCCTTGAGAAGGACAGCGGTAACTACAGCATCACAGCACTCAGTGGAGACCATTCGGCCCACTTCTCCTTCATGCTCAGGGTCAAAG CCCCCAGTAGTTCGGTGGGCTTCCGGCAGGACTCGGCCCCGATGCTGGACCCCGACCGGGAGGACATGATCATACCCCTCCATACCTCCTTCAGCCTGACCTGCCGCGGCCACTCCCCGCTCTACTGGAGCATGCCCTTTGACCTCCCCGAGCAGACGCAGGCGGACAGCAGCGGCCTCTTCGTCTCCGCCGTCACCGTGGAAGCTGCCATCGTCCACCACACGGGCCGCTACAGCTGTCACTATGTCAACGGCCAAGAGGACGACGAGCCAGCCAGCATCTACATCTACGTACCAG ACCCAGAGGTGCCCTTCCTGCCCCTGTCCCTGCTGTCCTTCGGGAACCACATGGTGTCGGAGCCAAAGGACATGGCCATCCAGTGCATGGTGTCGAACCCGGAGGCCAACGTGACGCTGTTCGACGTGTACACCCAGCAGCCGGTGGCCAGCACGTACGACAGCCAGCGCGGCGCCATGGGCGTGTTCCCCGCCGGCACGTACGCCTGCAGGGCGCTCATCAACGGGCAGGAGCACATCAGCCAAGAGTACATCGTCCACGGATTCCCCCCcgggacag GCACCTCTGACCTCCACGTGGAGCTCAAGGCCCAGAGGACCGCCCTCCTGGTGGGGGAGACGCTCAACATCAGCTGCATAGCCCACGGACCGAACCTCCTGGAGGACCACTGGAAATACCCCGGGAAGCTG gCGGAGCGCGGCATAAAGTTTGTGGTGGAGAACACGCTGAAGCGGGAGATCTACTACACCCTGACCATCCGGCAGGCCTCCATCAAGGACAGCGGCCTGTACGCCTGCTCCATCACCGACATCATCAACAACCTGAGCCATACGAAGGAGCAGATCATCACCGTCTACG CTGCACCGTTTGTCACTGTGGCTCCGGAGTTTGGTTCTGTGGAGTCGGCGGAGCTGGACGAGGTGAAGGAGTTCCGGGCGGTGGTGGACTCCTTCCCCAGCGTCCGCGTCACGTGGCTGAAAGACGGCCAGCCGCTGGATTACGTGGTGGCAGAGATCAGCACCAACCTCCGTCAGCTCAGAGAGACCAG ATACGAGAGTGTCCTGACCCTGATCCGGGCCAAGGAGGAGGACAGTGGGAACTACACCATCAGGGTGGAGAATGGAAACCAGAGCCATAGCCACAGCTTCACCCTTCAGGTCAAAG TGCCTGCAGTCATTGTGGAGCTCATGGACATTCACCACGGCTCGGCCACTGGCCAGTCTGTGGTCTGCATTGCTGGGGGGCGGCCCACCCCTGAGGTGGAATGGTTCGTCTGCAAGAATATCAAACA ctgTGCCAATGAGTCGTCCCAGTGGGAGCCGCTCCAGACCAACTCCACCACGGTGTCGGTGGAGTCCCACCTGGaccaagacaacaacctggAGAGCCAGGTGATGTTTGGTCACCTGGAGGGCAACCTGGCCGTGCGCTGCCTCGCACGCAACCACCTGGCCACCGTCAGCAGGGAGGTCAAGCTGGTGGCTAGCG GTCCAGCATCAGAGCTATCGGTAGCTGCAGctgtgctggtgctgctggtcaTTGTCATCATCTCACTCATCGTCCTGGTCATTATCTGGAAACAG AAACCGCGCTATGAGATCCGCTGGCGGGTGATTGAGTCGGTCAGCCCAGACGGTCATGAGTACATCTACGTGGACCCCATGCAGCTGCCCTACGACTCCAGATGGGAGTTCCCTCGAGACAGACTCGTACTCG gtcgCATCCTGGGTTCGGGGGCTTTCGGGAAGGTGGTGGAGGGCACGGCCTACGGACTGAGCCGCTCCCAGCCCGTCATGAAGGTGGCCGTGAAGATGCTCAAAC CCACGGCACGCTCCAGCGAGAAGCAGGCCCTGATGTCCGAGCTGAAGATCATGACCCACCTGGGACCTCACATCAACATCGTCAACCTGCTCGGAGCCTGCACCAAGTcag GTCCCATCTACATAATCACAGAGTACTGTCTCTATGGCGACCTGGTCAACTACCTCCACAAGAACCGCGAGAACTTCATCAGCCTGCAGCCAGAAAAGAGCCGGAAAAACCTGGACATCTTTGGCATCAACCCGGTGGACGAGAGTAGCCGCAG CTACGTCATCCTGTCCTTTGAGGGCAAGGGAGGAGACTACATGGACATGAAGCAGGCGGACAACACCCAGTACGTGCCCATGCTGGAGATGAACAGCTCCAAGTACTCGGACATCATGCGCTCCAACTACGATCACCCCCCCTCGCAGAAGGAAttcg ACGGTGAGATGGACAACCTGCTGTCAGAAGATGGCAAGGACGGCCTGAGCACCACCGACCTGCTCAGCTTCACCTACCAGGTGGCCAAGGGCATGGAGTTCCTCGCCTCCAAGAAC TGTGTGCACCGCGATCTGGCGGCCCGGAACGTGCTGCTGTCCCAGGGGAAAATCGTGAAGATCTGCGACTTCGGCCTGGCCCGTGACATCATGCACGACAACAACTATGTCTCCAAAGGCAGC ACCTTCCTGCCGGTGAAGTGGATGGCACCAGAGAGCATCTTTGATAACCTGTACACTACCCTGAGTGACGTGTGGTCCTACGGGATCCTGTTGTGGGAGATCTTCTCCCTTG GTGGGACTCCGTACCCGGGCATGGTGGTAGACTCCAGCTTCTACAACAAGATCAAGAGTGGCTACAGGATGGCCAAGCCAGAGCACGCACCGAGCGACAT GTATGAGGTGATGATGCGGTGTTGGAACAGTGAGCCTGAGAAGCGTCCTTCTTTCATGGAACTGACCGAGGCTGtggcctccctccttccctccagcTACAAGAGA TGCTACGACCGGGTGAACCAGGACTTCCTGAAGAGCGACCACCCGGCGGTGACCCGCGTGTGCGTGGACACGGACTTGCCCGTCGACGACAACGCCTACATCGGCATCGCCTACAAGAACCACGGCAAGCTGAAGGAGCGCGAGAGCGGCTTCGACGAGCAGCGCCTCAGCTCCGACAGCGGCTACATCATCCCCCTGCCCGACCTGGAACCGCTGTCGGACGACGAGTACGGCAAGAGGAACCGCCACAG CTCCCAGACCTCTGATGAGAGCGCCATCGAGACGGGCTCCAGCATCTCAACGTTGGccaagcgagagggagagaccctGGAGGACATCACCATGCTGGACGACATGTGTCTGGACTCCAGCGACCTGGTGGAGGACAGCTTCCTGTGA